A region of the Ranitomeya variabilis isolate aRanVar5 chromosome 5, aRanVar5.hap1, whole genome shotgun sequence genome:
cttgaatattcagcgtggatgtttttgcagggttttctgctgaccgcatagttcactttctattttctgcctatctagattagtgggcctcactttgctgaatctagttcatctctacgtttgtgttttcctcttgcctcaccgttattatttgttgggggctatccatatctttggggtttaatttctctggaggcaagtgaggtcttaattttccctctaggggtagtcagttctccggctggctcgagacgtctagaatcaacgtaggcacgttcaccggctactgttagttgtctgttaggatcaggtatgcggttagcccagtttccacctccctagagcagttcctatgtttttgcaggatcctctaccactaggatcataacagtatgccaggccaaaaggaaatgtttattgcatcgcagaagcgggatttaaatgaagtctgagtatattttttttttttgctgcagtttggctagcttcttccatccccttatactctgagtggctttgagctctgctgcagacatgaatgttcagactctgacttctagtgtggatcagctggctgctagggtgcaaagcattcaggattttgttatccatagccctatgtctgaaccaaaaatacctattcctgagctgtttttggagatagatctaagttcctgaattttaggaataattgtaggttatttctgtctctgagacctcgttcctctggtgattccgctcagcaagttaaaattgttatctccttcttgcgtgacgaccctcaagattgggctttctctctggcgccaggagatcctgcattggtgaatgttgatgcgttttttctggcgcttggtttgctttatgaggagcctaatcttgaaaatcaggctgaaaaggcattgctagctatctctcaaggtcaggacgatgctgaggtgtattgtcaaaaatttcggaaatggtccgtgcttactcaatggaatgagtgtgccctggccgcaaatttcagaaatggtctttctgaagccatttctgaatgattcaatggctctggccattcaaattgatcggcgtttgcgggagcgcaaatctgctaatcctttggcggtgctgtctgaacggacacctgaccctatgcaatgtgacataATTCTGACCaaagccgaacggcaaaatcatagacgtcaaaatgggttgtgtttttactgtggtgattcaacgcatgttatctcagcatgctctaagcgcttaaaaagagttgttaatcctgtcgccattagtactttacagcctaaatttattttgtctgtaaccttaatctgttcattatcttcttactcagtcatggcttttgtggattcaggtgctgctttgagtctgatggatttttcgtttgccaggcgctgtggttttgtcctggagcctttggaaattcctattcctcttagaggaattgatgctacgccgttggcggagaataagcctcagtattggacgcaggtgaccatgtgcatgactcctgtacatcaggaggtgattcgcttccttgttttgCATGATTtgtatgatgttgtcgttttgggtctgccatggctacagatccataatccagttttggattggaatgctatgactgtgtcaagttggggttgtcgggggattcatggcgatactccgttggtgtctattgcttcttccactccttctgagacccctgagtttttgtcagattaccaggatgtatttagtgagcccaggtccagtgcccttcctcctcatagggactgtgattgtgctataaatttgattcctggtagtaaatttcctaagggtcgactccttaatttatctgtaccagagcatgccgcgatgcggagttatataaaggagtctttggagaagggacatattcgcccatcctcttctcctcttggtgcaggatttttttttgtggccaagaaggacgggtctttgagaccttgtatagattatcgtcttctgaataagatcacggtcaaatttcagtatcctttgcctttgttgtctgatttgtttgctcggattaagggtgccagttggttcaccaagatagatcttcgtggtgcgtataaccttgtgcgcattaagcagaaggatgaatggaaaacagcatttaatacgcccgagggtcattttgagtacttggtgatgccttttggactctctaatgctccttctgtgtttcagtccttcatgcatgatatcttccgaaaatatctggataaatttatgattgtttatctggatgatattttggttttttctgatgattgggagtcccatgtgaaccaggtcaggatggtgtttcaggttctgcgtgataatgctttgtttgtgaagggctcaaaatgtctcttcggagtacagaaggtttctttttggggtttcatcttttccccttctactgtggagatggacccagtcaaggtccgtgccattcatgactggactcagcccacgtctgttaagagccttcagaagttcttgggctttgctaacttttaccgtcgttttatcgctaatttttctagcgtagttaaacctttgacggatatgaccaagaaaggttccgatgttgctaattggtctcctgcggccgtggaggcctttcgggagctgaagcaccggtttacttcagcgccagtcttgtgccagccagatgtctctcttcccttccaggttgaagttgatgcttctgagattggtgcgggggccattttgtcgcagagaagctctgatggctctgtgatgaagccatgtgctttcttttccagaaaattttcgcctgctgagcggaactatgatgttggtaatcgggagttgctggctatgaagtgggcatttgaggagtggcgacattggctcgagggagctaagcatcgtgtggtggtcttgactgatcataaaaacctgatttatctcgagtctgccaagcgtctgaatcctagacaggctcgttggtcattgtttttctcccgttttgactttgtggtctcatacgtgcctggttcgaagaacgtgaaggctgatgcgctttctaggagttttgtgcctgactctccgagagtctctgaaccggctggtattctcagagagggagtgattttgtctgccatttccccagatttgcgacgggtgctgcaattctggttttcatcctcgtttttcctcgggccaggttgaaccttctgactgtcctggggttgattctgtggtggataggttgcagtggatttggaaccatgtggtggacaatttgaaattgtcacaggagaaggctcagcgttttgccaaccgccgccgcggtgtgggtccccgactttgtattggggatttggtttggttgtcttctcggcatgttcctttgaaggtctcctctcctaagttcaagcctcgctttatcggtccttataagattttggaaatccttaacccggtgtcttttcgtttggaccttccagcgtcatttgctattcataatgtgttccataggtccttgttgcggcggtacgtggtgccggtggttcctactgttgagcctcctgccccggttttggttgagggcgagttggagtacgtggtagagaagatcttggattctcatatctctagacgtagactgcagtatttggttaagtggaagggctatggtcaggaggataattcctgggttgttgcctctgatgttcatgcggctgatttagttcatgcatttcacgctgctcatcctgatcgccctgggggtcttggtgagggttcggtgacccctcctcaaggggggggtactgttgtggactgtgtttctgggctccctcttgtggtcctaatggtattgtatgagtcatgtctttctgctagcctgggcttcagctgtttcattaagctgtgggtgtttccctatttagtcctcctttggactcagtctcttgcctggcatcaatgtattcagttctatttgatctcctcctgattccttgccatctgactcattcaagaaaagctaagtcctgtttgcattctttggatcatttgtattttcagtgttttttgtccagcctgctcaatatgtgattttctagctcgctggaagctctagggggctgatattctcccctcacatcgtcagtcggtgtgggggttcttgaatattcagcgtggatgtttttgcagggttttctgctgaccgcatagttcactttctattttctgcctatctagattagtgggcctcactttgctgaatctagttcatctctacgtttgcgttttcctcttgcctcaccgttatttgttgggggctatctatatctttggggtttaatttctctggaggcaagtgaggtcttaattttccctctaggggtagtcagttctccggctggctcgagacgtctagaatcaacgtaggcacgttcaccggctactgttagttgtctgttaggatcaggtatgcggttagcccagtttccacctccctagagcagttcctatgtttttgcaggATCCtccaccactaggatcataacagatccctttaagagttaaccctagacgggttttagcagcaacgtagcagaaaacaaacagtttgaagaactatttacatgtgcagAGCATTAGTATCTTACTCATTACTCAGGAGGcaacccccaccgaggctttacctggcaggtggctttctgcggACCGAATAAGCTGGACTCCAAGcttactcccgcggccaggtgtaccccgtgggttcggctCTTCTGCACGACcaagtcgtgcgctgcgatgagggtctgcgtgggccgatggacgatgctggcagcagcagcagccgcggcttcagcggcaagctccgctccctcggttcgggataccgccagaacggcggtgcagcgctgcatatcccgggcccaccagctgctcccctttaggtgccgacggTATGTAACCACATCCcctggcttcaggaaggacttggcaccGTCTCCGCACAAGCAGGGTTCCACTTCATCCCGAGTGATGCGGACTCTTAGGGCTGTCCCAATCTCCTGCACAAAGCcttttcctgtctggggcaggtaaacaatcacaacgccccacttcggcagggagccctccagcagttcgccatgcgcctcccgctccacttcccgctggaactccgcaatcaggtggttcctatactctccccaagggaagggccccatgtctggccccccccggttctttgggagcAGACGACAGGAATGCTGGGGCACCAGTGGCTGCAGCGGCGGGGTCTGGTGCAGAGATGAGGCGGTCTCCCTGGAGGTCGCGGtgctcagtacccctacctggggtgaccccttcagcgtcactcctttcccctgggggaggcacacgggctggggaccgcacatgcaaaggatgccccatcggcagctcccacggACCCCAATCTTCCAGCGGAGGCATATCAgaataatcctctggtgacgggggtcgatgcggggccatccttctCTGCAGGCCTTCTCTAGTCTCCAGTCCCGCCTCATTTGAGTCATAGTTTcgcttcttcggtctccgcccgccatagaagatcaggaggcggatctccccttttgacgggcccgcccttaggatgcaacaatatttagactgggcggccattgtcgttcgcgctctccagcttgtccacgcccttcttctcttctcctcagcgctgcaatggcggcgattttggcggtcACTTCTGGCGGCAAGCAGCAgtacacagtcctctcaataaagcacagtccaagcacgataaatcacagttccaaggcacacatgacctgattcttcaggcttaagtagatcctgttcgtgacgccaaaaatggagcgcccccactgccgcagggccgaggggtacccggtaccgggcctcagagtctctgttctgggggttgtcacggcggctaggcccggtccgtgaccctgcctgtcaggggaacgtccggtgaaagagtggtgaatggtggtgtagttgtgaagtgccggtcgcagtaaataacgaggacaccaggttgcagtctctttactggagatctctgggtcctcagtccggataaccaggctgtgcaagtccggccggtccaatggcacctccagagttctctttgcaggtggaaatctgtgccttcctgctagcgctatgtgttgtggtccttccctgctgtgcttacggaaagtccccacaactgttgtgtctgtttctgatgttccctcacaactcgattagatgatgttctgctaatccttcgtccctcccggtgttatggttgggacgcacccgtatgacgggtaggctcggagctcttccaggaccctagagtcgcccctctccacaagttgccccctatgtcttcttaggtgaatggtgtgagacagcccgcctatgactgactgtcctgccgttggtttgaagtattgcttgaagctaggtgtctaaatacttcctcggcgttccggccaccggttgtacgCCTCAGTAggctgttgcctcgatcttacagcactagggttgagcgaaacggatcggtcattttcataagtcgccgacttttggcaaagtcggcgtctcatgaaacccgacccgatcccagcgtggggtcggccatgcggtacgcgaccttggcgccaaagtcgcgttttgaatgacgccttccccgccattttttcagccaattaattgttggcagcgtgatgacataggttccggcccggtttttgcggcgtcatagagccatattaccgtttgggctgcagtgattgagagagagagagagagagagaatgcacattgacttgcattgggtttcgtgttccgggaccggaacccgactttacagtagaatcggccgatttcacacgatccgacttttgagaaggtcgggtttcacaaaacccaactcgatcctaaaaaagcaaaagtcgctcaaccctatacagcacgactcctactggtattctccttcttgctttgatctcgtttctcacccagcacaatctatctcgcttctgatcctttcttagggcaccgccgctatgctgagcaggcacggtcccgtgacgttcttccttgttgccaggcctccgtcagggtcccaaacctgacagagaccctaccgaatcttcccccacaacaccctctgccacagggtgttgcctggttccaacccagtcagctttctttcttacttcctgcctgacccccagttttaccagtatgtgaggagtggcctaataaatagtacccttagctccccctggaggcccgactgtgaaatatattggtgtatgtgatacctggtcagatgaactccttcagtgccatcagacgtaccatagccccccttagcggcagagctgcagtactgcaacgaccaggactctggggcgctgcacaaacactcaacagatgaggtttaaaaatgtagagtaatgcacctaggatggagtgaTACTATTGCTGCTCATACAATAAATGGAAATATACTCGGGACTATACAGaacagaaggacttgggtattctattTAAAAGTAAGCgaagcagcagcactcaatgtcaggcagcagctgcaaaagcaaacaagattttttggtgtataaaaataaaaaaaatcctaagaTCCAAATGTATGTGATCTCACAAGTGATATATAGAGGAGTAACATCTAGaacatgggatccagttttggctcCACATAACAATGATGTTAGGGACCTTAGAGGAGCCCATTagattacatgggatggaggcctcctGCTCAGTCACCTCTCACTGAATCCCAATCTCCGCCAgagcgctgggtcctagtgccctctgtcTCCAGTGTTCTGCTGGTTGTAGCCAGAGATGAGCAGTTAGTTTTCAGCAGTGTCTGCTGGTTCTGATCGGAGCGCTCTGCAATTTCTTGCTTATATTCTCCTGATATTACGCACCCTTCACTCCCCAGACAGTTGGAGGCTCCTGATCAATGATGAACTAAAGACTGATCTATTTCTAGGTCTAAATCTCGCATTGTCATTAATGGAGAAACCGATCAACAACATGGAGATACATGAACAAAGCACAGTATGGAGGGTATATAGCACTATATGAGGGTTTACAGCAGGATATGGCAGGTAtttagcactatatgggggtatacagcaggatatggaggatatatagcactatatgggggtatacAGCAGGATATGGAGGATATATAGCACTATATGGGGGGGATACAGCAGTATATGGAGGGTATATAGCACTATATGGGGGGGATACAGCAGGAAATGGAGGGTATATAGCACTATATGGGGTATACAGCAGGATATGGAGGATATATAGCACTATATGGGGTATACAGCAGGATATGGAGGATatatagcactatatgggggtatacagcaggatatggaggatatatagcactatatggggggggatacagcaggatatggagggtatatagcACTATATGGGGGGGATACAGCAGGAAATGGAGGGTatatagcactatatgggggtacacAGCAGGATATGGAGGATatatagcactatatgggggtatacAGAGGATATGACCCTTTGCCCCCCTGAGAAGTGCTGATCTCAGTGATTTCTCTCGGTCTCCCGTCGCCATTGATCCGAGCAGGAGGTCACCGGGGAGGACTCCGGTCTGTGACTAGCTGTAACGTCCTCATGATAAAAGCGAGAAAATGACAGGAAAAAGTGCGGGAAATTCAAACTCCCCAACAGTTCTGTGCTCCGCCCACATGTGAGGAGAAGCCGCAGCTCCTGCTGCTGGGGGAGGGGCTGGTGATCGCCCGGTGCCCGGATGGCTGCAGTCTGCTCTGCGGGAGCTGGAAACATCGGGCACTAAAGGGTTAACTTTGAATGTCTGCGGGGAAGTGACCCTGTGGGCGGAGCCACAGCCCTACTGAGTGCTGATTGGCTGAGCACTGAATATGAGATTCCCTCCGAACggctgaggctacgttcacacgatcaggatttccatcctttttttttcctgcccgtttttggaaaacggcagctaaattccgcagtgaatttgagctgcgttttctgatcctttttcttcagcgttttccactgcgggtttccaatagcagtttcctattggagctgctggaaaaccagtgcggaatccgctgaaagaattgacatgctacttcttttttccgctggaaaatccgcgcggattttccagcggaaaaacggatcgttagcacagcggttttggttttccattgggttacattgtactgtaaccaacatggaaaactgatccggatccgcagctgaaaatccgctacggatccggatcaaaatccggatcgtgtgaacgtagcctgagagTTTCTCCCGCTCTTTGTTCTCCTCAGTGTAACACGTGGTGTCATGGCGGCGGCTCCTGTCAGACTGAGTGGATCTTGTAGATTCCATGTGAATGTAGATTATACTTTTTGATGGAAGATCATCCTATGGCCGTATATACTGCTTTATATGGGGTTATGTAGCGCTATATGGAGTGTGATACTATATAATACGTGTATTGAGGACATAATACAATTATACTCTGTACCAGGCAATTACGTTCTATATAGCCTCAATAGACTGCcgtatactgccatatggtgctttATATCCCTCCATATTCTGTATACCCCTATATAGTGTTATAGACTGACGTATATGGCAAAATAGGTATTAATTGCTGTATACTGCCATATTGTGCTATATGCCCATATATTGCTGAATACCTTATTAttacaccattgattccatggctcttcacatgagaaggggttacatacgaaCAACAGATATCActaacagtaagcaaactaacaatgacagactgatacagaggggtgaggaccttgCGGGCTGACATTCTACTTATCTATCgtgctatatagtgtatatatcACTATAGAacagtacaggaaagaaatatatcttggtaccgtgttagccagtagatagaaaaatatttagaattgagagtcctcagtggttgataccttttaatggctaactgaaaagatggtaacaaattgcaagcttttgagactacatacgtctcttcatcaggcaaagactaaaacaaattcaaaTATAGAACAGTATTCCTCCATAGTCACACCCCATATGGTGCTGtattttattatacatttatatagcaccatttattccatggcgctttgcacgtgaaaaggggcaaatatagataaGCACAATAAACCATAAATATGCCTCATACACAATGCTATATTGATATGTACAGCCCTTTATGATAATATATAGCACTATAGATGTGATATTCAGAACTATATAGCACAATATGGCAGTATGCAGCACTAAATAGGAGTATTTGGTACTATAtggggataatacagcactattttgccatATACAGGTGTCTATAACTATATGGGGGGGGTTACAGAATATGGATTAATAccgcacttaggctactttcacactagcgttaactgcaatacgtcgcaaatgcgtcgttttgccgaaactacgcatccagcaaaagttcttgctggatacgttttttcgtcatagactaacattagcgacgcatttgcgacgcattgccaaacggtgcgtccattttgcgacgcttgggcgtgtggtagcggaccgtcgggagaaaaaaacgttacatgtaacgttttttgctcccgacggtccgctttttctgaccgcgcatgcgcggccggaactccgcccccacctccccacacttccccgcacctcacaatggggcagcggatgcgtgggaaaaatgcatccgctgcccccgttgtgcggcggagaccacgctagcgtcgggaacgtcggcccgacgcacggcgacgggttgttcccgacgctagtgtgaaagtagccttacagggatGTAAACCGCAGCATATGGCACTATACAGAGGGTATaaagcactatatgggggtacGTGACATTATAGCAGTGAGATTGTTGGGTTATATGACATTTTAGCCTAATAATGGAAGGTTGTGTTTCCTATGACCCCTGATGTGGACACTGCCCCCCATATCCTGCACACACTGGATATATACATAGAGCTGCAGCTCTGGCCGCCCTGAAGGCTCCGACTCCAATAGATAGGATGTAGAGAAGAACAGCCGCATGTAGCCATCAAGCCACCGGTCACCAGCGCCTCCAGATCCTTCAGGCTGAACAAGACTATTATCCTTATTGTTTTATGTGAAGTGATACAATATTACATGTATGAAACTTCACAATGATGGAAGTTACACGATAATGCCCACTGTACCAAGCAATTATGGAGACAGGATAAACTGCAGCTATATCCCCCAATGTTATGCGAAGTTTGTGCCATATAACACATCAATACAGAACATCACACCAGAGATCAGCGGCGTCAGCTCTTGTGGTGACGGtgtgggtggctcttagaagagcctttgggttgtgtggatgatacggggtcagTGTCGCTTACTTGCTCTTCTTGCTGCTCTCGGTCTTCTTGGGCAGCAGCACGGCCTGGATGTTGGGCAGGACGCCCCCCTGGGCGATGGTCACCCcacccagcagcctgttcagctcctCATCATTGCGCACGGCCAGCTGCAGGTGTCGGGGGATGATGCGGGTCTTCTTGTTGTCCCGGGCGGCATTGCCGGCTAATTCCAGGATCTCAGcggtcagatactccagcacagcagcCAGATAGACCGGAGCACCGGCGCCCACCCTCTCAGCATAGTTACCCTTGCGGAGAAGTCTGTGCACACGACCAACCGGGAACTGCAGTCCTGCCCGGGATGAGCGGGTCTTGGCTTTAGCACGGACCTTCCCTCCTTGTTTGCCGCGTCCAGACATCACTGCACTCAGTTATCAGCAGATAGAGAACTCTATTGTGTGAGTGCTGCAGGCTGCGCCTGTTaaaagctgctgctccccctcttcCTCTGCTGCCATTGGCTGCATCTGAAGTCACCAATGGAAACAAGATTTCTGGAAACACCAATGAGCTGCGGTGGGCGGAGATCATTATGTCTGCAGTGGTCACACCATATTCTCACCCAATAGAACAGCGATCTGACAGCATTGCTCATTTGCATGGCCGGTCTATAAATACGGCCGCCCTGGGCGGCGAAGGATCATTATTTTCTTTCTCCAGTGAAGAGAATATTCTGCTATCATCATGCCTGATCCTGCTAAGTCTGCACCAGCAGCCAAGAAGGGCTCCAAGAAAGCTGTGACCAAGACTCAGAAGAAGGATGGTAAGAAGCGGAGGAAGACCAGGAAGGAGAGCTATGCCATCTATGTGTACAAGGTGCTGAAGCAGGTCCACCCTGACACTGGTATCTCCTCCAAGGCCATGGGCATCATGAACtcctttgtcaatgacatctttgAGCGCATTGCAGGGGAAGCCTCCCGCCTGGCTCACTACAACAAGCGCTCCACCATCACCTCCCGGGAGATCCAGACCGCTGTGCGCCTGCTGCTGCCCGGAGAGCTGGCTAAGCACGCCGTGTCTGAGGGCACCAAGGCCGTCACCAAGTACACCAGCGCCAAGTGATCTGCTCCGTGCTCTGAACCCACAacccaaaggctcttctaagagccacccaccCTGTCTACATCAGAGCTGTGGCTGCTTTTGCTCTACTCTTTTCAATGGGGAAAGTGGCTGCACTGATTG
Encoded here:
- the LOC143774050 gene encoding histone H2B 1.1-like; this encodes MPDPAKSAPAAKKGSKKAVTKTQKKDGKKRRKTRKESYAIYVYKVLKQVHPDTGISSKAMGIMNSFVNDIFERIAGEASRLAHYNKRSTITSREIQTAVRLLLPGELAKHAVSEGTKAVTKYTSAK
- the LOC143774049 gene encoding histone H2A type 1-like — protein: MSGRGKQGGKVRAKAKTRSSRAGLQFPVGRVHRLLRKGNYAERVGAGAPVYLAAVLEYLTAEILELAGNAARDNKKTRIIPRHLQLAVRNDEELNRLLGGVTIAQGGVLPNIQAVLLPKKTESSKKSK